In Geminocystis sp. M7585_C2015_104, one DNA window encodes the following:
- a CDS encoding 50S ribosomal protein L29 — protein MAFRKIEEARKLSDEELEQEILNAKKKLFQLRLQQSLGRLEKPHEFRHTKRWIAQLLTVKTERMKGIRTGKKTDQKTEQKTEQKGEE, from the coding sequence ATGGCCTTCAGAAAAATAGAGGAAGCAAGAAAATTGAGTGACGAGGAGTTGGAGCAGGAAATTCTCAATGCCAAGAAGAAACTATTCCAACTCCGCCTACAGCAATCCCTAGGACGTTTGGAAAAGCCCCATGAATTCAGGCACACCAAACGTTGGATTGCCCAGCTACTCACTGTCAAAACTGAGCGGATGAAAGGAATACGCACCGGCAAAAAAACTGACCAAAAAACCGAGCAAAAAACCGAGCAAAAAGGCGAAGAGTAA
- the rplP gene encoding 50S ribosomal protein L16 — GDAYRGNTINFGDYGLQAIEPCWMTARQIEAARRVITRYVRRGGKLWIRIFPDKPVTMRPAETRMGSGKGNPEYWVAVVKPGRILFEVAGISEESAREALRLAADKLPIKTKFVSRTEGF; from the coding sequence AGGGTGACGCCTACCGGGGCAATACCATTAACTTCGGCGATTATGGCCTCCAAGCCATTGAGCCCTGTTGGATGACCGCCCGTCAAATAGAAGCGGCCAGAAGGGTGATTACCCGTTATGTCCGTCGGGGCGGAAAACTCTGGATTCGCATCTTCCCCGATAAACCCGTCACCATGCGGCCAGCAGAAACCCGTATGGGCTCAGGAAAGGGCAACCCCGAATACTGGGTGGCCGTGGTTAAACCAGGGCGTATACTATTTGAAGTAGCAGGTATTTCAGAGGAAAGCGCAAGAGAAGCCCTACGGCTGGCAGCAGATAAACTACCCATTAAAACCAAGTTCGTCAGCAGAACGGAGGGATTCTAG